The genomic interval CGGTGCTCGAAGCGCTCCGGGTGACCGGTGACCGCTACTGGTCGTACCTGTGCGGGGACGCCGACTGCTGTCCGGCCGACGGGCGCCGGTTCGACGCCTCGACCAGTCAGTTGGCGGCGGCGGCCACCTTCGCGGGCCAGGTCGCGCTCCCCGACCGGGACGCCCTGGCCCGGCGGATCGCCCCGGTCGAGGGTCCGGCCCGGGAGGCGTTGCGGGAGGCGGCCAGACGGGCGGAGTACCGCCTCGGCACCCTGCTCGGCAAGGCCCCGCCCGGGGATCCACAGGGCCGCCGGGCGCTGCGCCGGACCGGCCGTACGGCGGTGCGCAGGGCGCTGCACCGGCACCGTACGGGCGGTCAGCTCACCGACGACGAGGTGGCCTGGCTCGGCCTGCTCCTGGTGCACCTGCCGGTCCGGGACGACGCCTGGCAGCGGACCGGTGGCGAGGAGTGGCACCTCGCGCTCTGGACGGACGTGCTCCGGCGGGTCGAACCCGACCTGGTGCCCGCCCCCGCCAGCCTGCTCGGCTTCGCCGCCTGGCGGGCCGGCCAGGGCGCCCTGGCCGGCGTGGCGGTGGAGCGTGCGTTGCAGGCGCAGCCCGACTACTCGTTCGCAAAGCTCCTGTCCGAGGCGTTACAGGCCGGGATCGGCCCCTCCGTACTCGACGACTGGCCCGGATCCGACCGCGCCGAGCCACCGCCCCGGCCGGGTGACGAGCCCGGATGACGATGCTCGCGGCCCTCGGAGCAAGGGCCTGCCCACCTGCGGGCTCGGCTCAGTGTCGGGGTCGTCGCGGACGCTGACGTTGGGTGAGGACGATTGGCCGCCGATCGGCATGTCGATACGCAGGGTGACGGTAGCCTGATCACGTGACCTTGCTCGGACGCCGCCTCCAACCTGTGCGCCTCCTGTTCGCGCCTGCTCAGTGCAGCCCTGGCGATCGGAGCCGACATGGTTGACCCGGACGGGCGGTACCTCGGCGGACTGGCCGCCGACCGCCACGGCACGGACGACGACGGCCGGCCGCCGCTGGTCCTGCTGCACGGCCTGACCTACGACCGGCGCCAGTGGGGGCCGGTCCTGCGTGAGCTGGCCGCCATCGACCCGGACCGGCGGGTGATCGCCGTCGACCTGCCCGGGCACGGCGATTCGCCGGGCCGTGAGTCGTACGACACGGGCGAGGTCGTGGAGGTCCTGCACGGCGCGGTGACGGAGGCCGGCCTCGACCCGCCGATCGTGGTCGGCCACTCGCTCGGCGGGATGCTGGCAACGATCTACGCCGCCCGCTACCCGGCCCGAGGCGTGGTGAACGTGGACCAGCCGCTGCTGGTCGGCGCGTTCGGCACGGTGGTGCGCCGAGCCGAGCCGGTACTGCGCGGGCCGCAGTGGCAGCAGGTCTGGGAAACGATGCTCGCCCGGATGGACATCGACCTGCTGCCCGAGCCCGCCCGGGAACTCGTCCGTACGGCGACCACGCCACGGCAGGATCTGCTGCTCGGCTACTGGGGCGAGGTCCTGGTGCACAGCGCCGAGGCGCTCGGGGAGGAGCGGACCCGGGACCTGGCCCAGATCCGCTCCCGCGGCATCCCGTACGACTACGTGGTGGGCAACGAGCCGGATCCGGCGTACCGGCGGTGGCTGGAGTCGGCGCTGCCCGATGTCACGATCACCGTCGTACCGGAGAGCGGTCACTTCCCGCACCTCGCCCGGCCTGCGGAGGTCGCCCGGATCCTGGCCCGCTGACCCGTGGCGGGTCAACCGGGCTCGCAGGCCAGCGCGACGGCGAGGCTGTCCTCGTAGACGTGGTGCCGGACGATCAACCCGTCCTCGACGGTGAGATGGAGCGCGAACCGGGTGTTGAACCGCTTCCCGGTGGCCCGTACGGTCTGCGCGGTCTCGCCGATCACCACCGCGTCCGGGCCGTCCACCAGGATCCGTTCGATCGTGGCCGAGCCCTGCCCCGGCACGCTGCTCGCGGCGAGGGTCCGGTGGTGGTCGACGACGTCCGCCCGGCTGCTCCGGGGCCGGATCCACGGCACCGCCGGGTGGGTCGGCTCGGGCCAGTTGACCTTCCAGTCGACCGCCTCGGCGTAGAGCGCGGCGGTCCGCTCCGGGTCGCCGGCACCGATCCGGCGCAGCAGTTCCTCGACGGTGGCTCGGGTGTCCATGACATGCCTCCAGTGCCTGATCACGCTTGCCGGTCGAGACTGCCAGCGCGCACGTCCGCTGGCGATTACCTGGCAGGTAGGGCGGCAGGGGTGGAGACGGGCGCGGGTGCCGGTCAGACGGTGATCCGGGCGTCTCCGGCGTACACGTTCATGGTGCCGCCCCGGAGGAAGCCCACCAGGGTCATCCCGGCCTCGGTCGCCAGCTCGGCGGCGAGGGTGCTCGGCGCGGAGACGGCGGCGAGCAGCGGGATGCCGGCCATCCACGCCTTCTGGGTGAGTTCGAAGCTGGCCCGTCCGGAGACCAGCAACAGGTGCCCGCGCAGCGGCAACCGCTGCTCCCGGACCGCCCAGCCGATCACCTTGTCGACCGCGTTGTGCCGGCCCACGTCCTCGCGGAGCACGACGAGTTTCCCGTCGGCGGTGAAGAGCCCCGCGGCGTGCAACCCACCCGTCCGGTCGAAGCCGCGCTGCGCGGCCCGGAGCTGGTCGGGCAGGTCGGCGAGGGTACGCGCCGGCACGCTGACCGGGTCCGTCGACACGTCGTGCCGGGACCGGGTACGGACGGCGTCGATGCTCGCCTTGCCGCACACCCCGCACGAGCTGGTGGTGTAGAAGTTCCGGGCCGGATCGGTGGCCGGTGCCGGTACGTCGTCGGCGAGGACGATGTCCACCACGTTGTAGGTGTTCGGGGTGTCGGTACCGGCACAGAGCTGCGCCGTGCGTACGTCGTCGGCGGTCCGGACGATCCCCTCGGTGAGCAGGAACCCGATCGCCAGGTCGATGTCGTCGCCGGGGGTACGCATGGTGACCGCCAGCGGGGCGCGCCGGTTCGGCCCGGCCGGACCCACCCGGATCTCCAGCGGCTCCTCGGCGGCGAGATTGTCCTGCCGGCGCACCGAGACCCGGCCACCCGCCTCCGCCGAGTCGAGGTCTATCCGCAGTACGCTCCGCCGACCACTGGCTCGTCCCATGCCCCAATCCTGCCTCGCGGCCGGCGGTATCCCGCCGTAGCCCCGGTTACCGTTACCGGATGACCGCAGCCGGGCCGCCCGCCGAACCCCGCCCAGCCGGCGGAACCGCGCCGCCGGTCGAGCCCCGGCCGGCCCAACTCTCCGCCGGGCCCCGGCCGGGCCGACTCTCCGGCGGCCAGCAGCCGCCCGGCTTCGCAACGTTGGTGCTGGCCGGTGGGGCGGCCCGCCGGATGGGTGGGGTGGACAAGCCGGCGCTGCCGGTGGGCGGTCGCCCGATGCTGGACCGGGTGCTCGCGGCGGTCGCCGACGCCGACCTCCGGGTCGTGGTCGGCCCGGCCGGCGAGCTACCGACCGGGGTACGCGCGACCCGGGAGCAGCCGCCCGGCGGCGGACCCGTCGCGGCGGTCGCCGCCGGCCTGGCCACCCTGCTCCCCGACACCGCCCCGCCCGACACCGCCCCGCCCGACACCGCCCCGCCCGACACCGCCGACGCAGGGGTCGTCGCGCTGCTCGCCGCCGACCTGCCGCTGCTCACCGCCGACGCGGTACGCCAGCTCCGTACCGCGCTGTCCCGGGCTCCCGGTGCCGACGGCGTGGTCTACGTCGACGACGCCGGCCGGGCGCAGTTCCTCTGCGGGGTCTGGCGGGTCGGCCCGCTGCGGGCCGCGTTGGCCCGGCTGGCCGCCGGCCGGGGCGGCGTCCTCACCGGTACGTCGATGCGCGCCCTGGTCGCCGAGCTGACCGTGACCGAGGTGGCGTGGCGAGGCTCGGGCCCGCCGCCCTGGTTCGACTGCGACACTGACGACGACCTACGCCGGGCCGAGGAGTGGATTCGATGAACGTGATGGACCGTTGGCTGGCGGCAGCCTGTGCCGAACTGCGCCTCGATCCGGCCGAGGTCGACGTGCGTCAGGTGCTCGACCTGGCCCGCGACGTGGCCCACAACGTGCTCCGGCCCGGCGCGCCGGTCACCGCGTACCTGCTCGGGGTCGCGGTCGGTCGTGGCGCGGACCCGGCGGTCGCGGCGGCCGGTCTCGCCGCCCTCGCCGGCCGCTGGCCGGCGGAGCAGGCCGACGCCGATCCCAGAACCGGAGCCGATTCCAGAACCGAAGCCGGCTCCAGAACCCACGTCGATCCCAGAATCGAGTTCTCCGACCCGGGTGCGTGACTTTTCGCGCCCGTGAAGGTCTTCCTCAACGTCCGGTGACGTTCTCGGGACAGGGGAGGACACCTGCGACGGAAACCCACCCGATGGAGCGGTGGCCCGTTGGTCACCGCAATCGCCGGGCCGGGGTGCTACCGGGACGACTCACGCCGGAGTCGGGCGAGTTCGCTCATCCGCTCGGCCATCCAGTGGCACCAGCGGATCCGGGGCGGTGTGCCGGCCAGGGCCAGTTCCAGGGTCGCGAAGGCGCCGAACTGCGGATGGAGTGGATCGTCCGCGTGCCGGGAGAGCAGGTCGGCGTGCTGTTCCTGGAAGGCGTCCAGCCGGCGCCGGTACGTCTCGGCCTCGGCGAGATAGAACTCGCGCATCCCCTCCGGGTCGGCGGCGGCCAGCGCGTACGTCCTGAGGAGCGTCTCGTCCCGGAAGGCCCGGGGTGCGGGCGGCTCGACCAGCCAGGCGGCCAGCGCCTCCCGGCCGGCGGCGGTGAGCCGGTGGGTCTTGCGCTGCCGTGGGCCCGGACCGGTCTCGGCGTCGTGCTCGATCAGCCCGCTCGCCGACAGCCGGGCCAGCTCGGGATAGATCTGGCTCTGCTGGGCGGTCCAGTAGTAGCCGATCGGTTTGCGCATCCGCTGCACCAGGTCGTAGCCGGTGAGCGGGCCTCGGTGGAGAGCACAGAGCAGGGCGTAACCCAGTGCACTGACGGTAGCCAAACTGTTATCTCCCGCCACGACATCACTATGTCAATTTTGACATAGTCTCCCGACCAGCAACCGCACATCGAACGGGGAACTGATGCGCAGCGTTGGACGATCCATCCTGGCAGCGATCGCCTTGACGGCGGTCATCGGCACGACGACGGCCTGCGGTGCGGCGGACGACGCCGGCAGCGAGACCGACCCGAGCAAGTCCCGGGCCGCCCGACCGGCGGTCTCACCGGCACCCGGCGACCACACCCTGGCGATCGACTGGGCCGGCCAGGAACGGACCTGGGCGGTGCACGCACCGTCGGGTTACCGCCCCGGCCCACCCATCCCGCTGGTGGTCGCCCTGCACGGCACCGACCAGAGCCCCGACCGGCTGCGCGACACCAGCGGGCTGAACGCCCTCGCCGACGCCGAGAACTTCCTCGTCGCCTACCCGAAGGCGCTGAACAGGCAGTTCAGCCGGGTGGCCGAGCAGGGTGACGACATCAACTTCGTGCGGGCGCTGGTCGACAAGATGGTCAAGGAGTGGTCGGTCGACCAGGGCCGGGTCTACGCGACGGGCTTCTCCTCGGGCGCCGAGCTGACGTACGCGCTCGGGGTCGAGGCGGCCGAGGTGTTCGCGGCGATCGCGCCGGTCAGCGGGGCCTTCGCCGGTGGGCCGGCCGCCAGTGACCCGAACTACAAGCCCGGCAAGCCGGTCTCGTTGATCACCTTCGTCGGCCGGGAGGACCGCAACTCCTCCCGGATCTACAGCGGGCTGTCCCGCTGGCAGAAGAACCTCGGCTGCACCGTCGGGACGCCGACCTGGGTCGACCCGGGCAGGACGGTGAACCGGACGGCCAGCACCTGCCCGGACGGCAGCCAGGTCGTCGACTACACGGTGAACGGAATGGGTCACGCCTGGCCGTCGGCGAGCGGCTACCGGACCGCCGTGGACGCCACCGCCGCGATGTGGGAGTTCTTCGCCGCGAACCCCCGCCGCTAGCGTCGGCCCGCGCCGAGGGGCTGTCCTCCGGAGTACTCCGGGACAGCCCCTCTAGTGTCCGATCGGGGTCCGCACTGTCCCGGCCAACCGGTCGGCTGGGTAGGGTGTGCGGTGCCCTGACGGACGGAGGCGGTTATGGCGGCTGACAAACCTGCGGCGCCGCGGGACGAAGTGGCCGAGGGGAACCCGGCCGAGCACCACGAGTCGATCCTGCTCGACGAGCCGACCACCGCGGACCTCCGGGTCAAGGTGACCGAGGCCTGGCAGGAGTTCGCCCGGGCGCTCGCCGAGCAGCTACGCGGCCTGCCGACCGGTACGCAGATCGCGCTCACCCTCGACCCGACCGCCTCCGGCACCGGGGACGCCGTCTACTCGGTGAGCATCGAGATCGGCGAGGACGACCGGATCGACCTGCGGGCCGTGGGCAACACCGCCCTGCCCCAGGGGTACCGGCTCGACCGGGCCGCGATCGCCGACATGATCGCGCTCGGCTGGTCGCCGCCCGGGGTGGTCGAGGGTTCCGGCGGGCACTTCGGGATGCGGGCCAGCACGACCGAGGCGGGTCGGCTCGCCACCACGGTCTCGCGGACCCTGCGCGACGTCTACGGCGCACCGCACCCGGCCTTCCTCGTCTTCCTGGTCCACGACGAGTCCGACGAACCGGTCGCGGTCGAGCCGCTCGGCACCGCCCGGCCCGAGGTCGCCGCGGATCCGACCGCCGACCTCGACCTCGACGAGGCGCTCGCGGCGGCCCGGGCCGCGCAGAGCGGCAACGACGCGCTGGCCCTGGAGGACCGGGTCCGCACGGTGGTCTCGGCGATGTTGAAGTCGTCGGCGGACCAGCTCCAGGTCGACTCCGACGGCGACATCGGCATCCGGGCCGGTTCGGCGATGGTCTTCGTCCGGGTCCGGGACAACCCCCCGCTGGTCGACGTCTTCTCCCCGGTACTCACCGAGGTCGAGCCGACCGAGCAGCTCTACGTCAAGCTCTCCGAGCTGACCAACCGGATGCCGATCGGCCGGCTCTACTGCACCAACGACACCGTCTGGGCCTCCATCCCGGTCTTCGGCCGAAACTTCCAGCCGACCCACCTGATGCTCGCCGTCCAGGTGATGACCGGGCTCGCCGACGAGCTGGACGACCGGCTGCACGGCGAGTTCGGCGGCCGGCGGTTCTTCGGCGAGGGCGACAAGGCGCAGCACCGGGAGACCGGCGAGCACCGGACCGGGATGTACCTGTAACCCCCTCGGAAGGGTCACCGGTAACACCCGGTCCGGGGCGCGCCGCGCCCGGCTAGATCCGGATCACGCCCAGCGTGCCGAGGGTGCCGAGGTCGGTCGCCTTGATGGCGCCGTCGGAGACGGTCCAGAGCACCCCGTCGACCATCAGCGATCGGCGGATCATCCCGCTCGACTCCGTCGTCCGGACCTCGGCGTGCTCGACCAGCCCGGATTCGGTGAAGCCGCCGTCGGCGACCCGCAGCACCAGGGCGCCGCCGCCGGGTTCGACCCTGCCGTCGATGCCCGCCTGCGCGTACGTGGTCAGCGGCACCACCAGGGTGTTCGTGGCCGGCCAGTAGAGGAAGGCGTGCGGGTCGAACTCGGCCTCGGAGTGGCCGTACCGGACGTGGTGCTGGGCGATCCGGGTCGGCTTCGCGGGATCGGAGACGTCGAAGAGGGAGACCTGGGTGCCCTCGGTCCGCCCCTGCCGGCTCGCCTCCTGGCCGATCCCGATCAACCGTCCACCGCCGATCGGGTGCAGGTACGACGAGTACCCGGTGATCTTCAGCTCGCCGGTCACCTTCGGGGACCGGGGATCGCGCAGGTCCACGGTGTAGAGCGGATCGGTCTGCCGGAAGGTCACCACGTAGCCGGTCCCCTCGGCGAACCGCACGCTGTAGATGCGTTCGCCCTTGCCCAGCCCGGTGACCCGGCCGGTCTCGGTCAGCGTCCGCCCGTCGGCGCGCAGCACGTAGACGGCGGAGCTGGACTTCGGGTTCTGTCCCCAGGTACGCCCGCTGGTGGTGGCCACCCGCAGGTGCCCGTCCCACTCCGAGAGCGCGTACTGGTTGATCAGCCAGCCGGGCACGGTGGCGGCGGTGACGTAGCGGGGCCGGTCGGAGCCGGAGATGTCGAACTGGTAGATGTCGGTCTGCTCGTCCTTCGGGTCGGGCGCCCGGTCGTCGGCGGTCAGCGCCGGCAGCACCCGCCAGCGCTGGTCGCTGGCGAGATAGAGCCGCGATCCGTTGCTGTAGACGGTGTCGCCGTCGGCGGCGACCGCCACCGGGTCGCCGTCGCCGAGGCCGGCCGCGTTGAGGTCGAAGCTGAGCAGGGTGACCAGCGAGGTACCGGAGTAGACCGCCGGCCGGCTCAGCCGGTCGCAGCCGACCCGCCCGGTGCTGGTCTGCCCACCGGTGCTGGTCTGGTAGCGGGGCAGCCAGGCGTCGATCGGCGCCTGGTCGATGATCTTCCGGTTGGCGGCGAGGTTCTTCTTCTCGTCGGCCGGCCCCGCCCCCTTGTTCAGCGGGAAGTCGAGCCGGGGCCAGGAGCGGACCACCACCCGGACGGTCGGACCGACCTGGCGGGCGTCGACCAGGCCGCCGTCGATCCGGTAGTCGCCGACGATCTTCGGCGGGCCGGCCAGGTCGACCAGGATCAGCCGGGGGCCGACGATGGCCTGCTGCCGGTCGTCGGCGGGCGGCACGCCGGGCCGGCCCCGCCGGATCGCCCCGGGCTCGACGGCGCCGTGCTCCCGGGCCAGCACCAGCGCGCGGTCACCGTGCAGCAGCAGGTTGGTCTCGGCCCAGCCGACGTCCGGGCCGGAGTCGAGCTTCAGCGTGCCGGTCAACCGCCGGCTCGCCGGATCGACCACCCGCAGCGTGCCCCGGCTGACCGTGACGATGCGCCGGCCGTCGGTCTTCACCAGGTCGGGCTCGTCCACCCCGGCCTCGTGGGTGTTGGTCCCCGAGTAGCCGGACCCGGCATCGGGGGCGGCGGCGTTGTCCCGGGTCAACCCCGCCGCGTCGGCCCCGGCGGCCCGCTCGGCGCCACCGTCGTTGCCCCGGAACGTCTGTTCCATTCCACCGCCGGCGAAGCCGTACGGCCCGACGTACGCCCTGGCGGCGGCGCGGAGCCCGGCCAGCGCGCTCGGGCAGGAGTCGAAGGCGACCAGTCGCAGCCCGCTGGCCGGTACCCCACTGTCGCGCGGGGGTGCCGGCGGAGCGGGATCCGGCCCGGAGGTGCAGCCGGTGAGCAGCGTGCCGGTCAGCGCCAGGCCGGCGACGAACGCCGTACCGACGGCGGCGCCGGATCGAGTTCCCCGTTCGGGTGTCATGCCCGGTTCGACGCGCCGACCCGCGCCCACGGTTCCCGACCGGTGGCTCCCGGTCCCCATCCGCGAACCTGGTGCGGCCGACGTCGGTCGACCGCACCAGGTCCCCTACCGCTGCTGCCGGGTCAGATCCTCCGGTGGAGCAGGGCGAGAGCCGTCCGGGGAATCACAGCGGCGGGT from Plantactinospora sp. BC1 carries:
- a CDS encoding alpha/beta fold hydrolase, with the translated sequence MVDPDGRYLGGLAADRHGTDDDGRPPLVLLHGLTYDRRQWGPVLRELAAIDPDRRVIAVDLPGHGDSPGRESYDTGEVVEVLHGAVTEAGLDPPIVVGHSLGGMLATIYAARYPARGVVNVDQPLLVGAFGTVVRRAEPVLRGPQWQQVWETMLARMDIDLLPEPARELVRTATTPRQDLLLGYWGEVLVHSAEALGEERTRDLAQIRSRGIPYDYVVGNEPDPAYRRWLESALPDVTITVVPESGHFPHLARPAEVARILAR
- the fdhD gene encoding formate dehydrogenase accessory sulfurtransferase FdhD, which gives rise to MGRASGRRSVLRIDLDSAEAGGRVSVRRQDNLAAEEPLEIRVGPAGPNRRAPLAVTMRTPGDDIDLAIGFLLTEGIVRTADDVRTAQLCAGTDTPNTYNVVDIVLADDVPAPATDPARNFYTTSSCGVCGKASIDAVRTRSRHDVSTDPVSVPARTLADLPDQLRAAQRGFDRTGGLHAAGLFTADGKLVVLREDVGRHNAVDKVIGWAVREQRLPLRGHLLLVSGRASFELTQKAWMAGIPLLAAVSAPSTLAAELATEAGMTLVGFLRGGTMNVYAGDARITV
- a CDS encoding molybdenum cofactor guanylyltransferase, producing the protein MTAAGPPAEPRPAGGTAPPVEPRPAQLSAGPRPGRLSGGQQPPGFATLVLAGGAARRMGGVDKPALPVGGRPMLDRVLAAVADADLRVVVGPAGELPTGVRATREQPPGGGPVAAVAAGLATLLPDTAPPDTAPPDTAPPDTADAGVVALLAADLPLLTADAVRQLRTALSRAPGADGVVYVDDAGRAQFLCGVWRVGPLRAALARLAAGRGGVLTGTSMRALVAELTVTEVAWRGSGPPPWFDCDTDDDLRRAEEWIR
- a CDS encoding nuclear transport factor 2 family protein, coding for MDTRATVEELLRRIGAGDPERTAALYAEAVDWKVNWPEPTHPAVPWIRPRSSRADVVDHHRTLAASSVPGQGSATIERILVDGPDAVVIGETAQTVRATGKRFNTRFALHLTVEDGLIVRHHVYEDSLAVALACEPG
- a CDS encoding DUF6457 domain-containing protein — protein: MNVMDRWLAAACAELRLDPAEVDVRQVLDLARDVAHNVLRPGAPVTAYLLGVAVGRGADPAVAAAGLAALAGRWPAEQADADPRTGADSRTEAGSRTHVDPRIEFSDPGA
- a CDS encoding PHB depolymerase family esterase, coding for MRSVGRSILAAIALTAVIGTTTACGAADDAGSETDPSKSRAARPAVSPAPGDHTLAIDWAGQERTWAVHAPSGYRPGPPIPLVVALHGTDQSPDRLRDTSGLNALADAENFLVAYPKALNRQFSRVAEQGDDINFVRALVDKMVKEWSVDQGRVYATGFSSGAELTYALGVEAAEVFAAIAPVSGAFAGGPAASDPNYKPGKPVSLITFVGREDRNSSRIYSGLSRWQKNLGCTVGTPTWVDPGRTVNRTASTCPDGSQVVDYTVNGMGHAWPSASGYRTAVDATAAMWEFFAANPRR
- a CDS encoding DUF4192 domain-containing protein, yielding MTPIDRAVLAVRSTTDLLAAVPYLLGFHPADSVVVIALRGNQVVFVARGDLPGGTAGPAAGGEVDEAAAQVAAVVARQRVETTTVIGYGEPARVTPAVDAVTAALGRVGLPVLEALRVTGDRYWSYLCGDADCCPADGRRFDASTSQLAAAATFAGQVALPDRDALARRIAPVEGPAREALREAARRAEYRLGTLLGKAPPGDPQGRRALRRTGRTAVRRALHRHRTGGQLTDDEVAWLGLLLVHLPVRDDAWQRTGGEEWHLALWTDVLRRVEPDLVPAPASLLGFAAWRAGQGALAGVAVERALQAQPDYSFAKLLSEALQAGIGPSVLDDWPGSDRAEPPPRPGDEPG
- a CDS encoding beta-propeller domain-containing protein; this translates as MTPERGTRSGAAVGTAFVAGLALTGTLLTGCTSGPDPAPPAPPRDSGVPASGLRLVAFDSCPSALAGLRAAARAYVGPYGFAGGGMEQTFRGNDGGAERAAGADAAGLTRDNAAAPDAGSGYSGTNTHEAGVDEPDLVKTDGRRIVTVSRGTLRVVDPASRRLTGTLKLDSGPDVGWAETNLLLHGDRALVLAREHGAVEPGAIRRGRPGVPPADDRQQAIVGPRLILVDLAGPPKIVGDYRIDGGLVDARQVGPTVRVVVRSWPRLDFPLNKGAGPADEKKNLAANRKIIDQAPIDAWLPRYQTSTGGQTSTGRVGCDRLSRPAVYSGTSLVTLLSFDLNAAGLGDGDPVAVAADGDTVYSNGSRLYLASDQRWRVLPALTADDRAPDPKDEQTDIYQFDISGSDRPRYVTAATVPGWLINQYALSEWDGHLRVATTSGRTWGQNPKSSSAVYVLRADGRTLTETGRVTGLGKGERIYSVRFAEGTGYVVTFRQTDPLYTVDLRDPRSPKVTGELKITGYSSYLHPIGGGRLIGIGQEASRQGRTEGTQVSLFDVSDPAKPTRIAQHHVRYGHSEAEFDPHAFLYWPATNTLVVPLTTYAQAGIDGRVEPGGGALVLRVADGGFTESGLVEHAEVRTTESSGMIRRSLMVDGVLWTVSDGAIKATDLGTLGTLGVIRI
- a CDS encoding PadR family transcriptional regulator; translated protein: MATVSALGYALLCALHRGPLTGYDLVQRMRKPIGYYWTAQQSQIYPELARLSASGLIEHDAETGPGPRQRKTHRLTAAGREALAAWLVEPPAPRAFRDETLLRTYALAAADPEGMREFYLAEAETYRRRLDAFQEQHADLLSRHADDPLHPQFGAFATLELALAGTPPRIRWCHWMAERMSELARLRRESSR